From a region of the Panicum virgatum strain AP13 chromosome 2K, P.virgatum_v5, whole genome shotgun sequence genome:
- the LOC120679508 gene encoding beta-1,3-galactosyltransferase 6-like — translation MKSTSSHALHGASLCTPYLLIVPLGLLAVLLVLPSLGSSNARSDGLGVLCGGAGTDDGYSVSSGAAESKVGAVAAPPPRPAEADFSLLVGVLTMPGRRERRDIVRMAYALQPAPPPGVARVDVRFVFCNVTDPVEAALVAVEARRHGDILVLDCAENMNDGKTHAYLSAVPRLFASAPYDYVMKTDDDTYLRVAALAEELRGKPRDDVYLGHGFAVGDDPMPFMHGMGYVVSWDVARWVSGNQEILRHNDTHGPEDLLVGKWLNIGGKGRNRYSLKPRMYDLNWFMDNFRPDTIAVHMLKDNRRWAAAFMYFNVTAGIERPSDLHHLP, via the coding sequence ATGAAGAGCACCTCGTCGCACGCGCTCCACGGCGCGTCGCTCTGCACGCCGTACCTCCTCATCGTGCCGCTCGGCCTGCTCGccgtgctgctcgtgctcccgAGCCTCGGCTCCTCCAACGCCCGCTCCGACGGCCTCGGCGtgctctgcggcggcgcgggcaccgACGACGGGTACTCCGTCTCGTCGGGGGCCGCCGAGAGCAAGGTGGGCgccgtggcggcgccgccgccgcggccggcggaggcggaTTTCAGCCTGCTCGTCGGCGTCCTGACCATGCCGggccggcgggagcggcgggACATCGTGCGGATGGCCTACGCGctgcagccggcgccgccgcccggcgtgGCGCGCGTGGACGTCCGCTTCGTGTTCTGCAACGTGACCGacccggtggaggcggcgctggtggcggtGGAGGCCCGGCGGCACGGCGACATCCTGGTGCTGGACTGCGCCGAGAACATGAACGACGGCAAGACGCACGCGTACCtctccgccgtgccgcgcctCTTCGCGTCGGCGCCCTACGACTACGTGATGAAGACCGACGACGACACGTACCTGCgcgtggcggcgctcgccgAGGAGCTCCGTGGCAAGCCCCGCGACGACGTGTACCTCGGCCACGGCTTCGCCGTCGGCGACGACCCCATGCCGTTCATGCACGGGATGGGGTACGTGGTGTCGTGGGACGTGGCGCGGTGGGTGTCCGGCAACCAGGAGATCCTGCGCCACAACGACACGCACGGGCCCGAGGACCTGCTCGTCGGCAAGTGGCTCAACATCGGCGGCAAGGGGAGGAACCGGTACAGCCTCAAGCCCCGGATGTACGACCTCAACTGGTTCATGGACAACTTCCGGCCGGACACCATCGCCGTGCACATGCTCAAGGACAACCgccgctgggcggcggcgttcaTGTACTTCAACGTCACCGCCGGGATCGAGCGGCCCTCCGACCTGCACCATCTGCCGTGA